GAGCACCACTGTGTATGGCATTGCCCAGCCCTGGGCACCGATTCCCAATACTCCGGTGAATGGGACGCTGGTCTATGGTGCATCGTTAGGAAACGCACTTGGATGTACAGCATATCCAGCCGGTTCATTGACCGGGCAAATCCTGCTGGTTGATCGCGGTGTCTGCGCAATCAGTATCAAAGGCTCGAACGGTGCTGCTGCCGGCGCAGTAGCGGTGATTGTTGCCAACAACGCGGCTGGTGCGGTACCACCCACCTTTAGCTTCGGTGGCGGAACACCGACTGTGCCGGTGCTGTCAATCACGCAGGCGGCCGGTAATGCGCTGAAGGCACGGGTTGGCAATGCCACGACCATCGGTTTCGATACACCGGCAACGAACGCTGGCAGTGTGGTAGGCACCTCATCACGCGGGCCGACGCTGGGGCAGATGACCTACGGCGACCAGATTATGTACGGGCAGATTATTAAGCCCGAAATCGGTGCACCGGGTGCTTCACTGTCGGCGGTGGCCGGTAGCGGTACCGGTGTTGAGCCGTTCGGTGGCACGTCAGGCGCTGCGCCAATGGTGGCCGGTGCTGCGGCTCTGCTCTACAATGCGGTTGACTGGAGCTTTGCACCGTGGGAATTGAAAGCGCGTCTGATCAATACCGCCGAGACCAATATTTTCAACGGGCCACCGGTATTTGTCGGGCCGGCATTGGCTCCGATCACACGGATCGGTGGCGGTGAAGTACGCATCAATCGAGCGATTGCTGCACAGGCCAGTGCCTGGGAACTCTCGAACGGTACGGCCACGATCTCGTTTGGCCTGGTTGAGGCGACCCGTAACCCGACCACGCTCCGCCGCACGATTGTGATTCGGAACTACGGTAATTCGCCACTTACCTACACCATTACGCCTACCTTCCGCTTCGCCAATGATGCGGCTACCGGTGCCATCACTCCCAGCACCTCGGTGACGACGATCACGGTGCCCCCACGCAGCCGACGTACCTTTACGCTGACGCTGCGCATCGACCCGACGAAGTTGCCGGCCTGGGTGTTGAATTCAGGGTCAAATGGTGGGAATGGTGCAGCACTGACGGCGGTTGAGTTTGATGGCTATCTGGTGCTCGATGCACCCGGTACCACCAATGACCTGACGATGCCGTGGCATGTGTTGCCGCGAGCGTCGGGCAATGTGCGGGCGCCGGCCTCGGTACGGGCGACGACCAGCACTCCGGCAACGGCACGTCTGACGAATAACGGCGCCAACCCGGTTTCAGTTGATCCGTTCACACTGATTGGTGAGAACCCGTTTGTCTCTGCGTCGCCAGGTGCCGGTATGCAGATGCCGCCGATGGATCTTAAGTACGTCGGTGTGCGTGCCTTTGATGGAACCGGCTTCTGCCCGGCTAATAGCCCCGTCATTCAATTCGCTGTCACGACCCATCAGCAGATCACCCATTCCAACTATCCGGTCGAGATCGATCTGCTGTTCGATACCAACCGCGATGGCACACCTGACTATGTCGGCTTTACGGCTGAGCTGAGCCTGCCGTCGGGTGCATTTGCGGCTGATGGTCGAAACGCCTTCTTTGTCGGTCCGTTGAGTGGTCCGTATAGCGCCTTCTTCTTCACCGGCCATGCAACGAATAGCGCCAACACGGTGCTGACCATGTGTGGTAGCCAGATTGGGGTTGCCGGCCTTGGTCAGCAGATCAATGTCGATGCGTATACCTACGACAACTACTTCACCGGCTTCGAGCTGAGCAAGATCGAAGGTATGAGTACGGTGCTGGGTGCGCCACGCTTCGATATTGACGTTGGCAGTGGTGTGGTACCGGCAAATGGATCGCTCAACACGACGATCTACCGCTTCAATGCACCGGCTGATGTGACCGACTCCGGCATTCTGCTGCAATACTCCTTTGCGCCGGGTGGCCGTGAGGCCAGTGCAATTATCGTCCGCTAATCGGCTGTCTATCACATAACCGCTTGACGGCAGGCAATCTGTTGCCTGCCGTCATGTGTTTCTGGTGAGGCTGTGTCTTTGTCTATGATGTCAGAACAGTAGGGGCGACGC
This genomic window from Chloroflexus aurantiacus J-10-fl contains:
- a CDS encoding S8 family serine peptidase, with product MSLSTKRHLLAVIISIGLTIALIAPSAAQPPRPLPNLESLRLEEPVTLTSAPTALSPSLIGVSGRQQVVIRLSENPTARVPEGAAQAAQLQRITQQQDRVLSRLRAIDPTLVEVARLRVALNAVIAEVDGTALPALARDAEVVRINPVVNYERATQPPMETVPYIGATPDVQAAGFRGKDVRVAVLDSGIDYTHAAFGGPGTLEAYQAAYGTSPSDSRNKTLDGLFPTDRVKGGYDFVGEVWPNGPLAPDPDPIDCGAPGLSSGTCAGGHGTHVADIIGGEQGVAPEVDLFAVKVCSAVSSSCSGVAILQGLDWSADPNGDGVTDDRMHIVNMSLGASYGQNYDDDSAIAVDNLQPLGILVVASAGNSADRPYITGTPAGARTALSVAQTAVPSDASYPITVLSTTVYGIAQPWAPIPNTPVNGTLVYGASLGNALGCTAYPAGSLTGQILLVDRGVCAISIKGSNGAAAGAVAVIVANNAAGAVPPTFSFGGGTPTVPVLSITQAAGNALKARVGNATTIGFDTPATNAGSVVGTSSRGPTLGQMTYGDQIMYGQIIKPEIGAPGASLSAVAGSGTGVEPFGGTSGAAPMVAGAAALLYNAVDWSFAPWELKARLINTAETNIFNGPPVFVGPALAPITRIGGGEVRINRAIAAQASAWELSNGTATISFGLVEATRNPTTLRRTIVIRNYGNSPLTYTITPTFRFANDAATGAITPSTSVTTITVPPRSRRTFTLTLRIDPTKLPAWVLNSGSNGGNGAALTAVEFDGYLVLDAPGTTNDLTMPWHVLPRASGNVRAPASVRATTSTPATARLTNNGANPVSVDPFTLIGENPFVSASPGAGMQMPPMDLKYVGVRAFDGTGFCPANSPVIQFAVTTHQQITHSNYPVEIDLLFDTNRDGTPDYVGFTAELSLPSGAFAADGRNAFFVGPLSGPYSAFFFTGHATNSANTVLTMCGSQIGVAGLGQQINVDAYTYDNYFTGFELSKIEGMSTVLGAPRFDIDVGSGVVPANGSLNTTIYRFNAPADVTDSGILLQYSFAPGGREASAIIVR